In Bacillus cytotoxicus NVH 391-98, the following are encoded in one genomic region:
- a CDS encoding PolC-type DNA polymerase III: protein MSLTNEQQERFHILLQQLQIPEDLVNQYLQGGGIQKLVVDKANKSWHFALQVPRILPTELYELLERQLKQSFSHIAKTSFALETESKQFTEEEVKAYWSLCTERITISPMFAYLKKQLPHVNGVKLLLDVKNELEATALKKNVAKSVGDQYEAFGFPRFQVDTNVKKNDEEVQKFREQTQQEDRQRVIQAMEEMAKKQAEESEVVHEGPVVLGYLIKPDEEITPLREIQDEERRKTVQGYVFHVETKELRSGRTLLTLKITDYTDSIMIKMFSRDKEDIPVLQSLKKGMWIKARGSVQNDTFVRDLVMIANDINEITGPSRKDKAPEGEKRVELHLHTPMSQMDAVTSVSQLIAQAGKWGHEAIAITDHAVAQSFPEAYSAGKKAGIKVIYGVEANLVNDGVPIAYNEEHRLLEDETYVVFDVETTGLSAVYDTVIELAAVKVKGGEIIDRFESFANPHQPLSATIIELTGITDDMLTDAPEVGEVFKKFQAWMGDHTLVAHNASFDMGFLNVGFKKCGLDKPKNPVIDTLELARFLFPDMKNHRLNTLCKKLDIELTQHHRAIYDTEATGYLLAKMLKEVIEKGFEYHDQLNDSMGQGDSYKRGRPSHVTLLATSDEGLKNLYKLISYSHVNYFYRVPRIPRSLLKKHREGILVGTACDKGEVFEAMMQKAPEEVEEIAQFYDYIEVMPPEVLRHLVELELVRDEGQLKTIISNLVKLGETLDKPVVATGNVHYLNPEDAIYRKILISSQGGANPLNRHSLPPVYFRTTDEMLDCFSFLGEEKAKEIVVTNTQKIASLIGEVHPVKDDLYTPKIEGADDETRDMSYKMARSIYGEELPEIVEARLEKELKSIIGHGFAVIYLISHKLVKKSLIDGYLVGSRGSVGSSFVATMMEITEVNPLPPHYVCPKCKQSEFFNDGSVGSGFDLPDKNCPNCNVPYKKDGHDIPFETFLGFKGDKVPDIDLNFSGEYQPRAHNYTKVLFGEDYVYRAGTIGTVAEKTAYGYVKGYASDHNLTIRNAEVDRLVAGCTGVKRTTGQHPGGIIVVPDYMDIFDFSPIQYPADSVGAEWRTTHFDFHSIHDNLLKLDILGHDDPTVIRMLQDLSGIDPKTIPTDDPEVMKIFSSPESLGVTEEQINCKTGTLGIPEFGTKFVRQMLEETKPTTFSELVQISGLSHGTDVWLGNANELIYNGTCTLSEVIGCRDDIMVYLIYQGLDPSLAFKIMESVRKGKGVPEEWEEEMRNNNVPGWYIDSCKKIKYMFPKAHAAAYVLMAVRIAYFKVHFPLLFYAAYFTVRADDFDVDVMAKGSASIRAKIEEIAQKGLDASPKEKSLLTVLEMTLEMCERGYSFQKVDLYRSHATDFIIDGDTLIPPFNAVSGLGTNAAISIVEARKNGDFLSKEDLQQRSKLSKTIIEYLDSQGCLGDLPDQNQLSLF, encoded by the coding sequence ATGTCATTAACGAATGAACAGCAAGAGCGTTTTCATATTTTACTTCAGCAATTACAAATACCAGAAGATCTTGTGAATCAATATTTACAAGGCGGAGGTATTCAAAAGCTAGTTGTTGATAAGGCGAACAAAAGCTGGCATTTTGCTTTACAAGTGCCGCGTATTTTGCCAACAGAACTGTATGAATTGCTTGAAAGACAGCTTAAGCAGTCATTTTCTCATATTGCAAAAACATCATTTGCACTAGAAACTGAGAGCAAACAGTTTACGGAAGAAGAAGTGAAAGCGTACTGGTCGCTATGTACAGAGAGAATTACAATTTCTCCTATGTTTGCATATTTAAAAAAACAACTTCCCCATGTAAATGGTGTGAAGTTGTTACTAGATGTAAAGAATGAATTAGAAGCAACAGCATTAAAGAAAAATGTAGCTAAGTCTGTTGGTGATCAATATGAAGCTTTTGGATTCCCACGATTTCAAGTGGATACTAATGTGAAGAAAAATGATGAAGAAGTTCAAAAGTTTAGAGAACAAACGCAGCAAGAAGATCGACAGCGCGTCATCCAAGCTATGGAAGAAATGGCGAAGAAACAAGCTGAAGAAAGCGAAGTTGTGCATGAAGGTCCAGTTGTACTCGGTTATCTCATTAAACCTGATGAAGAAATTACACCGCTGCGTGAAATTCAAGACGAGGAAAGAAGAAAAACCGTTCAAGGGTATGTTTTCCATGTGGAAACGAAAGAACTTCGTAGCGGACGTACATTATTAACGTTAAAAATCACGGATTACACAGACTCCATTATGATAAAAATGTTCTCGCGTGATAAGGAAGATATTCCAGTATTACAATCGCTGAAAAAAGGAATGTGGATTAAAGCGCGAGGGTCGGTTCAAAATGATACGTTTGTTCGCGATTTAGTGATGATTGCGAATGATATTAACGAAATCACAGGACCTTCTCGTAAAGATAAAGCACCAGAGGGGGAAAAGCGAGTAGAGCTGCATTTGCATACACCAATGAGCCAAATGGATGCCGTGACATCAGTATCTCAGCTTATTGCACAGGCTGGAAAATGGGGACATGAAGCGATTGCGATTACCGATCATGCTGTGGCGCAATCTTTCCCAGAGGCATATTCAGCAGGGAAAAAAGCAGGGATAAAGGTCATTTATGGTGTAGAAGCAAACTTAGTCAATGATGGAGTTCCAATTGCTTATAATGAAGAACACAGATTGCTTGAGGATGAAACATATGTTGTTTTTGACGTTGAAACAACAGGATTGTCTGCGGTATATGATACGGTGATTGAATTAGCGGCAGTAAAGGTAAAAGGCGGAGAAATTATCGACCGGTTTGAATCATTTGCAAATCCGCATCAACCGCTATCAGCGACAATCATCGAGTTAACAGGCATTACAGATGATATGTTGACAGACGCACCAGAAGTAGGAGAAGTATTTAAAAAGTTTCAAGCGTGGATGGGCGATCACACACTTGTTGCTCATAATGCAAGTTTTGATATGGGATTCTTAAATGTAGGGTTTAAAAAATGTGGTTTAGATAAACCAAAGAATCCAGTTATCGATACATTGGAGTTAGCTAGATTCCTATTCCCAGACATGAAGAATCATCGTTTAAATACATTGTGTAAAAAGCTTGATATTGAATTAACGCAGCATCACCGTGCGATTTATGATACGGAAGCAACAGGATATTTACTTGCGAAAATGCTGAAAGAGGTTATTGAAAAAGGATTTGAATATCATGACCAATTAAATGACAGCATGGGACAAGGCGATTCGTATAAACGAGGAAGACCAAGTCACGTTACGTTGCTTGCTACGTCTGATGAAGGACTAAAAAACTTATACAAACTTATTTCCTATTCGCATGTGAATTATTTTTATCGTGTACCGCGAATACCGAGATCGTTATTGAAAAAGCATCGAGAAGGTATATTGGTAGGGACAGCTTGTGATAAAGGTGAAGTATTTGAAGCGATGATGCAAAAAGCACCGGAAGAAGTAGAAGAAATTGCGCAGTTTTATGATTATATTGAAGTAATGCCTCCAGAAGTATTACGACATTTAGTAGAGCTAGAATTAGTTCGAGATGAAGGACAATTGAAAACGATTATTTCTAATTTAGTAAAATTAGGTGAAACGTTAGACAAACCAGTTGTTGCGACTGGTAATGTCCATTATTTGAATCCAGAAGATGCCATTTATCGCAAAATTTTAATCAGTTCACAAGGCGGGGCAAATCCGTTAAATCGTCATTCTTTACCACCGGTATATTTCCGTACAACAGATGAAATGCTAGATTGTTTCTCTTTCTTAGGGGAAGAAAAAGCAAAAGAAATTGTTGTCACAAATACACAAAAAATTGCATCGTTAATCGGTGAGGTTCATCCGGTAAAAGACGATTTGTATACACCGAAAATTGAAGGTGCAGACGATGAGACGCGCGATATGAGTTACAAAATGGCGCGCAGTATTTATGGAGAAGAGCTTCCGGAAATTGTAGAAGCTCGTTTAGAAAAAGAATTAAAAAGTATTATTGGGCATGGTTTTGCTGTTATTTATTTAATCTCACACAAATTGGTGAAAAAGTCACTTATAGATGGTTATCTTGTAGGTTCACGTGGCTCGGTTGGATCATCATTTGTTGCGACAATGATGGAAATTACAGAAGTAAATCCATTGCCGCCGCATTATGTATGTCCAAAGTGTAAGCAATCAGAATTCTTTAACGATGGTTCTGTTGGATCTGGTTTTGACTTACCGGACAAAAATTGTCCAAACTGTAATGTTCCATATAAAAAAGACGGACATGATATTCCATTCGAAACGTTCCTTGGTTTTAAAGGAGATAAGGTACCGGATATTGATTTGAATTTTTCCGGAGAATATCAGCCGCGTGCACATAATTACACAAAGGTGCTATTTGGTGAAGATTATGTGTATCGTGCTGGAACAATTGGTACAGTTGCAGAGAAAACAGCTTACGGTTATGTAAAAGGGTATGCGTCGGATCACAATTTAACAATCCGAAATGCGGAAGTGGATCGCCTTGTTGCAGGATGTACAGGTGTAAAACGTACAACTGGACAGCATCCAGGTGGTATTATCGTTGTACCAGATTACATGGATATCTTCGATTTCTCACCAATTCAGTATCCTGCTGACTCTGTTGGGGCAGAATGGAGAACGACACACTTTGACTTCCATTCCATCCATGATAATTTACTGAAACTTGACATACTTGGACACGATGATCCAACTGTTATTCGTATGTTACAAGATTTAAGTGGAATTGATCCAAAGACAATACCAACAGATGACCCCGAAGTAATGAAGATTTTTTCAAGTCCAGAATCTTTAGGGGTAACAGAGGAACAAATTAATTGTAAGACAGGTACACTTGGTATACCGGAGTTTGGAACAAAATTTGTAAGACAGATGTTAGAGGAAACAAAACCAACAACATTTTCCGAGCTTGTCCAAATTTCTGGACTATCGCACGGTACAGACGTATGGCTTGGGAATGCCAACGAGTTGATTTATAACGGTACATGTACATTAAGTGAAGTTATCGGTTGTCGCGATGACATCATGGTGTATTTAATTTATCAAGGACTAGATCCATCATTAGCCTTTAAAATCATGGAATCAGTGCGTAAAGGTAAAGGCGTGCCGGAAGAATGGGAAGAGGAAATGCGTAATAACAATGTACCTGGATGGTATATTGATTCATGTAAGAAGATTAAGTATATGTTCCCTAAGGCACACGCAGCAGCTTACGTATTAATGGCTGTACGCATTGCCTATTTCAAAGTGCATTTTCCGCTCTTATTCTACGCAGCATACTTTACAGTACGAGCTGATGATTTTGATGTAGATGTAATGGCAAAAGGGTCAGCGTCAATTCGCGCAAAAATTGAAGAGATTGCACAAAAAGGATTGGATGCTTCGCCAAAAGAGAAGAGTTTGTTAACTGTATTAGAAATGACATTAGAAATGTGTGAACGTGGTTATTCTTTCCAAAAAGTTGACTTATACCGTTCGCATGCAACAGATTTTATTATCGATGGAGATACATTAATTCCTCCATTTAACGCAGTGTCTGGTCTAGGGACAAACGCAGCAATTAGTATTGTAGAAGCGCGTAAAAATGGCGACTTTTTATCAAAAGAAGATCTGCAGCAAAGAAGTAAGCTCTCTAAAACAATTATTGAGTATTTAGATAGCCAAGGTTGTTTAGGAGATTTACCAGATCAAAACCAATTATCACTGTTCTAA
- a CDS encoding proline--tRNA ligase, which produces MKQSMVFSPTLREVPADAEIKSHQLLLRAGFMRQNASGIYSFLPLGLKVLHKVEHIIREEMERAGAVELLMPALQAAELWQESGRWYSYGSELMRMKDRNDREFALGATHEEVITDLVRDEIKSYKKLPLTLYQIQTKFRDEQRPRFGLLRGREFLMKDAYSFHATQESLDEVYDRLFQAYSNIFARCGLNFRAVIADSGAMGGKDTHEFMVLSDVGEDTIAYSDTSDYAANIEMAPVVATYTKSDEAEKALEKVATPDQKAIEEVSAFLNIEPSQCIKTMVFKVDEKFVVVLVRGDHEVNDVKVKNVYGASVVELASYEEVRSLLNCEVGSLGPIGIAEDVEVIADHAVAAIVNGCCGANEEGFHYVNVNSERDFKVNQYADLRFIQEGDQSPDGKGTIRFARGIEVGHVFKLGTRYSEAMNATFLDENGKTKPLIMGCYGIGVSRTVAAIAEQFNDENGLVWPKAVAPFHVHVIPVNMKSDVQREVAENIYTSLQEQGYEVLLDDRTERAGVKFADADLFGLPVRVTVGKKADEGIVEVKVRATNESAEVKVEDLHTYIADILK; this is translated from the coding sequence ATGAAACAAAGTATGGTGTTTAGTCCTACATTACGAGAAGTACCAGCAGATGCTGAAATTAAAAGTCATCAGTTACTGCTTCGTGCAGGTTTTATGCGTCAAAATGCTTCAGGGATTTATAGTTTTCTGCCATTAGGGTTAAAAGTATTGCATAAAGTAGAACACATTATTCGTGAAGAAATGGAACGTGCAGGAGCAGTAGAATTATTAATGCCTGCATTGCAAGCAGCAGAATTATGGCAAGAATCAGGTCGTTGGTATTCTTACGGTTCTGAACTTATGCGTATGAAAGATCGTAATGATCGTGAATTTGCACTAGGAGCAACGCATGAAGAAGTGATTACAGATCTTGTCCGTGATGAGATTAAGTCGTATAAAAAATTACCTTTAACGTTATATCAAATTCAAACGAAATTCCGTGATGAACAACGCCCACGTTTTGGATTATTACGCGGAAGAGAATTTTTAATGAAAGATGCGTATTCTTTCCATGCAACACAAGAAAGTTTAGATGAAGTGTATGATCGCTTATTCCAAGCGTATTCTAATATTTTTGCTCGCTGTGGTCTGAACTTCCGTGCTGTTATTGCGGATTCTGGTGCTATGGGTGGTAAAGATACTCATGAATTTATGGTATTATCCGATGTAGGAGAGGACACAATCGCGTATTCTGATACATCTGATTATGCAGCCAATATTGAAATGGCTCCTGTTGTTGCTACTTATACAAAGAGCGATGAAGCGGAAAAAGCGCTTGAAAAGGTAGCGACGCCAGATCAAAAAGCAATTGAAGAAGTATCTGCTTTCTTAAACATTGAACCATCTCAGTGTATAAAAACAATGGTATTTAAAGTAGATGAAAAATTTGTTGTTGTACTTGTTCGCGGAGATCATGAAGTAAATGATGTAAAAGTGAAAAATGTATATGGCGCTTCAGTTGTCGAACTTGCTTCGTACGAAGAGGTAAGAAGCCTCTTAAATTGCGAAGTAGGATCTTTAGGACCAATTGGGATAGCAGAGGATGTAGAAGTGATTGCTGACCATGCTGTAGCGGCAATTGTAAATGGTTGTTGCGGTGCAAATGAAGAAGGTTTCCATTATGTAAATGTAAATTCAGAGCGTGACTTTAAAGTAAATCAATACGCAGATTTACGATTTATTCAAGAAGGCGATCAGTCTCCAGATGGAAAAGGTACAATTCGTTTTGCTCGCGGAATTGAAGTTGGTCATGTCTTTAAATTAGGAACGCGCTATAGTGAAGCAATGAATGCAACATTCTTAGACGAAAACGGAAAAACAAAACCACTTATTATGGGTTGTTATGGTATCGGTGTTTCTCGTACAGTAGCGGCGATTGCTGAACAATTTAATGATGAGAATGGGTTAGTATGGCCAAAAGCGGTTGCACCGTTCCATGTACATGTTATTCCAGTTAATATGAAGTCTGATGTACAACGTGAAGTTGCTGAAAATATTTACACTTCATTACAAGAGCAAGGATATGAAGTATTGCTAGATGATCGTACAGAACGTGCAGGCGTGAAATTTGCTGACGCTGATTTATTTGGACTACCAGTTCGTGTAACGGTTGGTAAGAAAGCAGACGAAGGAATTGTAGAAGTAAAAGTGCGTGCGACAAACGAATCCGCAGAAGTAAAAGTGGAGGATCTTCACACGTATATTGCCGATATTTTAAAATAA
- the rseP gene encoding RIP metalloprotease RseP yields MNTAIAFILIFGALVFFHELGHLYFAKRAGILCREFAIGFGPKIFSFEKNETVYTVRLLPLGGYVRMAGEDAETVELKPGTKVGLVLNENEEVVKLVLDNREKYPNVRVIEVEQVDLEHNLTISGYEEYEEEIQTFRVHEKARIISTGEEIQIAPFHRQFGSKTLGQRALTIFAGPAMNFILAFVVFVIIGFIQGVPADKPIIGQVMKGSIAEQVGLKPNDMIQAIDGKHTPTWKDVVTIVRESPDKEITLHVKRDNEQINVKVTPTADQEGKEKVGRIGVTSLVEKSIIGSIKSGFEQTYTWTKLIFDSLVKLVTGQFSINDLSGPVGIYNLTDQVVNYGVIRILSLAAVLSINLGLFNLLPVPALDGGRLFFFLIEALRGKPIDRQKEGMVHFIGFALLMLLMLVVTWNDIRKFFL; encoded by the coding sequence TTGAATACAGCGATTGCCTTTATATTAATTTTTGGTGCACTCGTATTTTTCCATGAGCTAGGGCATCTCTATTTTGCAAAAAGAGCAGGGATTTTATGTCGTGAGTTTGCGATTGGCTTTGGACCAAAAATCTTTTCCTTTGAAAAGAATGAAACGGTTTATACAGTTCGATTATTGCCTCTTGGCGGCTATGTTAGAATGGCTGGTGAAGATGCAGAAACAGTTGAATTAAAACCAGGTACAAAGGTTGGACTGGTATTAAATGAAAACGAAGAAGTTGTAAAGTTGGTTTTAGATAATCGGGAAAAATATCCGAATGTCCGCGTCATAGAAGTAGAACAGGTGGACTTAGAACATAACCTTACAATCTCTGGTTACGAAGAATACGAAGAAGAAATTCAAACATTCCGTGTGCATGAAAAAGCTCGCATTATTTCAACTGGAGAGGAAATCCAAATTGCGCCATTTCATAGACAATTTGGTTCTAAAACATTGGGACAACGAGCATTAACAATTTTTGCAGGACCAGCTATGAACTTCATCCTTGCATTTGTTGTTTTCGTCATCATCGGATTCATACAAGGTGTTCCTGCCGATAAGCCGATCATTGGGCAGGTAATGAAGGGGAGTATAGCTGAACAAGTGGGCTTGAAACCAAATGATATGATTCAAGCGATTGATGGGAAACATACACCGACTTGGAAAGATGTTGTAACTATTGTCCGTGAAAGTCCCGATAAGGAAATTACGCTTCATGTAAAACGGGATAATGAACAAATTAATGTAAAAGTTACGCCAACAGCTGATCAAGAAGGGAAGGAAAAGGTTGGTAGAATTGGCGTAACTTCTTTAGTAGAAAAGTCTATTATCGGTTCTATTAAATCAGGGTTTGAACAGACTTATACATGGACAAAACTCATCTTTGATTCCCTTGTAAAATTAGTTACCGGTCAATTTTCTATTAATGATTTATCAGGTCCGGTTGGGATTTATAATTTAACAGATCAAGTGGTGAACTATGGTGTTATACGTATTCTAAGCTTGGCGGCAGTTTTAAGTATAAATCTTGGTTTATTTAACTTATTACCAGTTCCAGCTCTTGATGGAGGGCGCTTATTCTTCTTCTTAATCGAAGCGTTGCGAGGTAAGCCAATCGACCGTCAAAAAGAAGGCATGGTTCACTTTATAGGATTTGCTTTATTGATGTTACTCATGTTAGTTGTAACGTGGAATGACATTCGAAAGTTTTTCTTGTAA
- the dxr gene encoding 1-deoxy-D-xylulose-5-phosphate reductoisomerase — protein MKNISLLGASGSIGTQTLDVLRSHPDQFRLVAFSVGKNIDYAVKVIQEFSPELVSVQREDDVIKLQAIAGNTKVVHGNEGLLEVALHPRAEVVINAVVGSVGLLPTLRAIEAKKTIGIANKETLVTAGHIVMEAARKHNVSLLPVDSEHSAIFQCLNGENEKRISRLIITASGGSFRDKTRDELHHVTVEDALRHPNWSMGSKITVDSATMMNKGLEVIEAHWLFGIPYEQIDVVLHKESIIHSMVEFEDRSVMAQLGSPDMRVPIQYALTYPDRLPLADTKQLNLWEIGTLHFEKMDQNRFRCLRFAYEAGKMGGSMPAVMNAANEVAVAAFLQKKIGFLTVEDLIEKAMHHHNVIARPSLEEIQEIDAATRRFVMEQI, from the coding sequence ATGAAAAACATTAGTTTATTAGGGGCAAGTGGCTCAATCGGAACACAAACATTGGATGTGCTACGTTCGCACCCAGATCAATTCCGTCTCGTTGCATTTTCTGTAGGGAAAAATATTGACTATGCAGTAAAAGTGATTCAAGAATTTTCTCCAGAGCTTGTTTCTGTCCAAAGAGAAGATGATGTTATCAAGTTACAAGCTATTGCAGGAAATACAAAGGTTGTACATGGGAATGAAGGTTTGTTAGAGGTAGCGCTTCATCCGCGTGCAGAAGTTGTGATAAATGCTGTTGTAGGTAGTGTTGGATTATTACCAACACTTCGTGCAATTGAGGCGAAAAAAACAATCGGAATTGCAAATAAAGAAACATTAGTAACTGCGGGCCATATTGTTATGGAAGCCGCACGTAAGCATAACGTATCGCTATTACCAGTTGATAGTGAACATTCAGCTATTTTTCAATGTTTGAATGGGGAAAATGAAAAGCGAATCTCTCGATTAATTATAACTGCTTCAGGCGGAAGTTTTCGTGATAAAACGAGAGATGAGTTACATCATGTGACTGTAGAGGATGCGCTTCGTCATCCAAACTGGTCAATGGGTTCGAAAATTACAGTTGATTCTGCTACAATGATGAATAAGGGGCTGGAAGTAATCGAAGCACATTGGCTTTTCGGCATCCCTTATGAGCAAATCGATGTTGTTCTACATAAAGAAAGTATTATACATTCTATGGTTGAATTTGAAGACCGTAGTGTAATGGCTCAGCTTGGCTCACCAGATATGCGTGTACCAATTCAATATGCACTTACATATCCTGATAGATTGCCACTTGCAGATACGAAGCAACTAAATCTATGGGAAATAGGAACATTGCATTTTGAAAAGATGGATCAAAATCGTTTTCGTTGCTTACGATTTGCATATGAAGCTGGAAAGATGGGGGGAAGCATGCCGGCTGTAATGAATGCAGCAAATGAAGTGGCTGTAGCGGCCTTTTTACAAAAGAAAATCGGTTTCTTAACAGTAGAAGACCTCATTGAAAAAGCAATGCACCATCACAATGTCATTGCACGTCCGAGCTTAGAGGAAATTCAAGAAATTGATGCGGCCACAAGACGGTTTGTGATGGAACAAATTTAG
- a CDS encoding phosphatidate cytidylyltransferase has translation MKQRIITGVIAAALFIPIVFYGGLPFTVLVYALASIGLYELIRMNKLPLISVPTVLAAVLLWIILVPSNTIGAFDWIGLDKLEITFLIVLLLLSYTVLSKNTFTFDNAAFLLMATTYVAMGFLYLNETRIAGIHYVFYALFVIWATDSGAYFIGKAIGKRKLWPEISPNKTIEGSLGGIVCGIVVAFVYNLFFQVQENIAMLIIVTIAISIFGQIGDLVQSAFKRHYGVKDSGTILPGHGGILDRTDSWLFVLPILHFLHFIS, from the coding sequence GTGAAACAGAGAATTATTACTGGAGTGATTGCTGCCGCACTATTCATTCCCATCGTATTTTACGGAGGGTTGCCTTTTACAGTTTTAGTGTATGCACTAGCTTCAATTGGATTGTATGAATTGATTCGTATGAACAAGCTTCCACTTATTTCAGTGCCAACAGTTTTAGCTGCGGTATTGTTATGGATTATTTTAGTTCCAAGTAATACGATAGGAGCGTTTGATTGGATTGGGTTAGATAAATTAGAAATCACATTTTTGATTGTTTTACTACTTTTATCATATACAGTCCTTTCAAAGAATACATTTACTTTTGATAATGCTGCATTTTTATTAATGGCAACAACGTATGTTGCAATGGGATTCTTATACTTAAATGAGACAAGAATAGCAGGAATCCATTACGTGTTTTATGCATTATTTGTTATTTGGGCAACGGATTCAGGAGCATATTTCATAGGGAAAGCAATTGGAAAGAGAAAGTTATGGCCAGAAATTAGTCCAAATAAAACAATAGAAGGTTCACTAGGTGGAATTGTTTGTGGAATTGTTGTTGCATTTGTGTACAATCTATTCTTTCAAGTTCAAGAGAACATTGCAATGTTAATTATTGTAACAATTGCCATTTCAATATTTGGACAAATTGGTGATCTAGTACAATCAGCATTTAAACGTCATTACGGTGTGAAAGATTCCGGTACAATTTTGCCAGGCCATGGCGGTATTTTGGATCGAACAGATAGTTGGTTATTTGTATTGCCAATTTTACACTTTTTACATTTCATTTCATAA
- a CDS encoding isoprenyl transferase: MMLKKFPFFKGKKVTSFDHLIEEAKKGHIPEHIAIIMDGNGRWAKKRAMPRIAGHHEGMQVVKKITKFASKLDVKVLTLYAFSTENWKRPKKEVEYLMKLPEEFLGTFLPELIEENVQVRVIGQKDRLPMHTRRAMEKAMEDTKENTGLILNFALNYGSRDEIVSAVQHMMKDSEEGKVRSEDINEEMISSYLMTSALPDPDLLIRTSGEVRISNFMLWQIAYTELWFTNVYWPDFTEEHLLHAITDFQQRGRRFGGV, translated from the coding sequence ATGATGTTAAAAAAGTTTCCTTTTTTTAAAGGTAAAAAGGTCACATCGTTTGACCATCTCATAGAAGAAGCAAAAAAGGGACACATCCCAGAGCATATTGCAATCATTATGGATGGTAATGGAAGGTGGGCAAAAAAAAGAGCGATGCCTCGTATTGCTGGACATCATGAAGGGATGCAAGTCGTAAAGAAGATTACGAAATTTGCTAGTAAACTTGATGTGAAAGTGTTGACTCTTTATGCTTTTTCTACTGAGAATTGGAAAAGACCGAAAAAGGAAGTTGAGTATTTAATGAAGCTTCCAGAAGAATTTCTAGGTACATTTTTGCCAGAACTAATTGAAGAAAATGTACAAGTTCGAGTAATTGGACAAAAAGATCGCCTTCCTATGCATACGCGCAGAGCGATGGAAAAAGCTATGGAAGATACAAAAGAGAATACGGGATTAATTCTTAATTTTGCGTTAAACTATGGAAGTCGCGATGAAATCGTTTCGGCTGTGCAACATATGATGAAAGATAGCGAAGAAGGAAAAGTGCGTTCAGAAGATATCAATGAGGAAATGATTTCTTCCTACTTAATGACAAGTGCTTTACCTGACCCAGACTTGCTTATTCGTACAAGTGGGGAAGTGCGTATCAGTAATTTCATGTTATGGCAAATTGCGTATACAGAGCTTTGGTTTACAAATGTGTACTGGCCGGATTTTACCGAGGAACATTTGCTGCATGCGATTACTGACTTTCAACAGAGAGGGCGCAGATTCGGAGGCGTTTAG
- the frr gene encoding ribosome recycling factor — MGQQVIKSSTEKMEKAVAAYSRELATVRAGRASASILDKVQVDYYGAPTPVVQLANITVPEARLLVIQPYDKTSIGDIEKAILKADLGLNPSNDGSVIRIAFPALTEERRRELVKVVKKYAEDAKVAIRNVRRDGNDELKKLEKAGEMTEDDLRGYTEDIQKETDKYIAKVDEIAKNKEQEIMEV; from the coding sequence ATGGGACAACAAGTAATTAAATCGTCAACTGAAAAAATGGAAAAAGCAGTTGCTGCTTATTCTCGTGAATTAGCAACAGTTCGTGCTGGTCGTGCTAGCGCGTCTATACTAGACAAAGTACAAGTGGATTACTACGGTGCACCAACACCAGTTGTGCAATTAGCGAACATCACTGTTCCAGAAGCACGTCTACTTGTTATTCAACCTTATGACAAAACTTCTATTGGTGATATTGAAAAAGCAATCTTAAAAGCAGATTTAGGATTAAATCCTTCTAACGATGGGTCAGTAATTCGTATTGCATTCCCTGCATTAACAGAAGAGCGCCGTCGTGAACTTGTTAAAGTTGTAAAGAAATATGCTGAAGATGCAAAAGTTGCTATTCGTAACGTTCGTCGTGACGGTAACGATGAACTTAAAAAGCTTGAAAAAGCTGGTGAAATGACAGAAGATGATTTAAGAGGATATACAGAAGATATCCAAAAAGAAACAGATAAATATATTGCAAAAGTTGACGAAATCGCAAAAAACAAAGAACAAGAAATCATGGAAGTGTAA